gatattttcaaataataaatttgatgatatttttaaataataaattattactgtttcatattcatattcaatttctaaaaaattattagatgcaaaaAAAAATTTACTTATGGcacacctctggctggtgcgccattgctacataattttttttactaatggcgcacgcgtcgtgggtgcgccattgctatgtaaaaaaacactctaatggcgcaccgcttcggggtgcaccattagtaagttcccccccttagctaattcctccctctccgtcgccagtccacccgcgcgctcaccggcctgacccacgacgccgccgccctgacccccgccgccccgacccccgccgcccccgcgccccccaccactgcagctcccccgcgccgccgcccccgcgccccccaccactgcagctcccccgcgccgccgcccccgcgccccccaccactgcagctcccccgcgccggcGCCCCCGCGTCTACCCGCCGCCCCACCTCATCTTCCACGCGCCAAATCGAGCGGCGGCCAGGTAAATCCCTCCTGACCCGCCGGCGTCCACCTtgacctccctcctcccctccattCCCTCCTGACTCCTCCACCTTCCCTTCTCTCTGCAGGATCGGACGAACTCCATCATCGAGCAGAACCGGGGCGAGCTCCAGCCCTACCCACCTGCGTCCAGCGCAGGTATGCTCATCCCCTTCCCGCCCCTCCGGCTGCCGGCGtccgccctccctctcccctgtcCCCCATCTCTGATTGGCAGTGGTTATGTTGATGAATATAAGTGGTGATTATTTCAGTGTTTATTTCAGTGAATATAAGTGGTTATGTTGCAAAATATTCTACTTTGTAATAAAGCTCAAGTGTTTCGAACACATATTTTATATGTGGTTGCATCTGTGTCAACTGTCAAGTTCATCACTTTCATATGGTATCTCAAGCAAGTCTCATTTCTCATTATCTCAAGCAATATTAATGTAGAAGTGAAGGGTGGTGTCACTGCAGATCGGAGCAGTTCGCTCCTCACACAAATTCAGATGTTCTGCAAGGCCATAACACTGAGCATGGTTCTTGTTTTTAGTAGAAGCTCTATACACACAGTCTCCCAAAAGCTTAGCAAATCAGTCATCAGTGTAGATGCCAGGGTTAGCTAGAGACAATGGAGTAGACAGAACACAGACATATAGTCAAGCCTCTTGAGAGGCTGGAATGATATCAGTGGCAATTAATTTGGCTTTACTGAAAACCTTACTGAAACTAAATTCAATTAGCTGGGTCATCTTCCACTTGAGAGGCTGGAATGATATCAGTGgcaattatttcctatgatatgatgcagcagtagtagtagtatattGTGCTTAGGGCATGAATCATAtgcagcagtagtagtagtattttgtGATGTGGCAGAATATCTTGTTTCAAATATAGCCTATGcatgtcttgttttctggttatggatattgtatagtactgcatatcttgtttttttgtaatataatgcttaccaaaggcacataaactgccaaaactgaaagaaattggagtgttgaagatatgctagtagaggaccatatggtctgtggccttttcatccatatgaaagtagaggcacattgtggtgctagtttgctgggttttgtctccgaccatcgtgtcgtgatgattttgcaggtaccccgagaggcccttgagtttgccggaatgtcgattaacttccgttccggcaaattcgggtactccatatgtcctattttcagcaaaggtcatgctgaaattttccgtgaattttagcatgactttgctaaaaataggacatatggggcacttccgactaatgcatgggccggggtatcttagtacttaattaagtaggatcaactgcctcttgtgttatacatatagaagtgtgatatctactcatagttattactaatgtcagttgctcgtcatcgataaaccctaatctggtaggatgacctactaaaaaagcccataccacatattctatttggatgggcgtgttttcaccacactgtggattatcttattggacccaacagagatgatgtagttttgaattatgaacataggaaatgtcgtcatcggacgacgaaagtctctcgggggagtgcgactggtgccacaacggtcgaggtctgtgcgacaggcctcacctggacgatgatcggcgcttcagcattaagctcgaggagaccttcgaagttgaaacggcacgcaacgacgacaagtgttttttcataattaagcatgacttcaactatttcaacgtgtaatttcatcttttacaattcgagtatagtttatcccatgccatgcaagacgctatgtcttggagaggatggattttgaagatcatgaaaattttgaaacgaagaaaattcacctaaggacacatcatgatgtggattttgaagtaaatctgtataatgttgagagcgtaacccattttggttgccaaaattgggaagcattttgcaagatgtatggttttgatgagggtatgcttgtcaccatggatcttggtgatcctggcatcgaccaagacaatatggacatttgggtccttgtggatacgcctccagttctaccgctatgtgaatttgtcaaacatagttaattattaactaatctatattgtttatttcaaaatagttgacagcttatttctattaacagcttattttgattgtttaaaaaatgtgcggaaaatggtagacaaaacccactacaccgatggctccgagttaacttatcaggagaaaaatcatctggtcggattttgtactgatcttgagaattacaatatctacaatcaaactcctcaacattatggtcaatacgtgccactagtgcacgtgttgaactacggtaactaccatggagataccctggtaagattttttactattacgacatccgtgcatcttttgcatacttctaaaactagtacatcattgctaactatgaagttattactatgtttttcaacagagaatcccagaggattgtgtgcctcatttgatgtatcagaatggcagccttcatgttttgaacttatatccaggtcatcctacgaatctcaactgtccataccggatttctagaagaagtggagacatgctaatcagagaatggaaaaaatgtatggacagtcgtaaggaggttcttggaagcaaaaggaagcgccgcgcaagaattggagacaggatgatctccattctccataatggagagtcagggtctatattgttttatgctattttaccttaaatagggtattttaggtccttaataacgagtagaagttgtatgatgatgattagtaggacttgttaggattagtattactttcgacaaactcgctactcgcggtctcgagacttgtaatgttctatctttgttcggtcttttgaattcggagacttatatgatgaattgtattcggagactaatcttttattgtattcgatgaatctgctgttgctgtgtggtgctgtttatattctgtccaataatatattttgtaatctgtgcaaatattagaaaagaaaaaaaatccctaatatacatactaatggcgcatcacccaaatgtgcgccattagtatgccaaagcatactaatggcgcatcacccaggagtgcgccattagtatggcaaagcacatgcccactgggaggcacactaatggcgcaccgtggcctatactagtggcgtggtgctagtggcgcaccagtagtgcgccattagtaggcaaaactggtgcgccactagtaagcctttttctagtagtgtaagGTTAACCCTCTGTCCATATAGCCCTATGATCTGTGGGACCTCTACTTAATCCATCAGTTAAAATATAGCGAAGacactgccatgtgggccccgCTTCTAGTTTGATAGAGTCTTAGTTGACCGGGTAAACATCGGCACATGGATCCACTTGGCATACATCGTCGTTCGGTCTTGTGTATGCCAAAAGTTTTTTTGGGATGTTTTGAGTTTAGAAATAAtttaaaaaatccaaaaaaatttaAACCCTGAAAAATCATAAGAAATTTATATGAATTCAGAGTTATGCAAAATTGTATtagaaaatgtttaaaaaatATCGCATATATGTGCATTTCATTTACATTCATGTGAAAACCAATACTTTAAACCTGATTCGGGTAAATAACTTAAATTGGCCTTTTAATAATTATTCGAGTTGTTGGAAATGCTATAATTAGTGCATTTGAAATAATTCAATTAGCTTATGTTATGTTGCATTAGATCAATTTCAAATAACACTATAGCATGCCATGGATCTCATATCATGATCACTTCGGTGTCTTGATTGTAGTGGTAAATGGCTTGTCTAACGCTTTCCTGGTGTTTGTGTTTCTTCTTTATAGGACCCAAAGTTGATGTGAACAATGAGAAAGATCTAAGCAGTATGAGCCGTTGATGAAAGATAAGGAAAATCACTTGATCATATGGGCGTCGACGACGTCTATGCCAATAGATAGAATGGATCCTGCCAATGTTACCTTCGTCCATACCGGAACGGCGGGAATGACACCTCATTTCAACTTGCCAGGTGGGCCCCTTCCATTGGTGGCTCATCCCTCCATATTTTGCATTAGTATTGTATGTTCCCATCAATATTAAGGATTCCTATGCAAATATTACAttcgaaacaacgggtgcctctaCAAACTTTAAATTTAACTCCTAGATTATTCCATAAGTCCTTCTCATGCTTAAATAAGCTCAAAAGCCTATTACCGTGGAATGGTAATATTTATGGTGATAACGGGCCGCCCTGATGGAGGTCCCAAGTAGCAGAGAATAGATCAGGTAATGGACCAGTAATTCAACTTGACCTGATACTTAACGGGTGAGACGCATTCGACAATGAGGTCTACCCACTTGGAGTCAAAACCCAGCTTAAACATAATACTTCTCAAGAAATTCCACTCCACCTGGTCATATGAATTGTGCATATCAAGCTTGACGTCAAAAAGATTAAACCttcctttccttttcttctttgtagTACGATAACGCTCGTATGACACCAAGTCATTATTCGTAATCATGCACCATGGAAAGTAAGTGCTTGCTTATGGCAAAAATTATCTCGGGCAGCATAGTCTTCAAACAGTTAGCAACATTTCTTGATAACTTTATAAACTACATTGCGTGAAGAAAAATGGCTGGAACTGATTACGGATTTGGGGTTATCAAATTTTGGAATAGAAAACACCATTTACGGTTACATCCATCCAGAACCATGCCCGAGTTGAGTGCTTGTAACACATTATGGAATCGCGCAATCATCTGTATTACATAATTAGTTGATTTACTAAAACATTAAGCGTCAACACGCGCGGATTCTTCCTCCTGCTTTTGCATGGCCCTTGATTAAGCTGCTCCATTTTGTTGATTGCTTGCTTATTAATGCTAGACTTGAGTAAATTGTTATAGATGTTATATTTGCAGCTTGGAGCACTCTCACTCTTCCTACGTTGCCAGTTGCTGCAAACATGCTGTACTTTAGATGCAACCGTGCAAGAGAACGGTCTGTTTTGTTATACTTGTTTAGCTACCCTTGAAAATGAGTGTGTGGCTTTCTCAGGTGTCTCTCTCGTGTGTTTCACATTCTTTATGCACCACGCTGCTCATTATTGATTTTATGCATGATCAAAGAGCAAACGTGAACTTGTCATCCGTGCTAAACCATAGGTAGCACCGTTTCTTCTCTAAATTCATGAAATCATATACATAATCTGATAAGCCTCCCGAGTATAGGATATGTGTACACTGGACTTCCCTATAAGAACGAAAATTATATACATGACACTGGACCGACAAGAGGTACCAATAACCTGCGCTCACCTTTGTTTTAGAAACTCACTCATCAGACCAGGTGATTCCCTCCATGCCGACATTCTGGTCAAGCCCCAAGGCATTCCACACCGCAGGAGACGCGTCGACGATGTTGTCGGCACACGGGGGCTCGTAGTTGTGGTCTTTGTCGCAGCCATAGACGGAGTCGCACTCGTCCACCACCTTGGCATACACGGACTTGCCATTGGCGGTGATCTTGATGCGGTGCCCGCAACGGGCCATGTTCTTGAACCAGCCGGTGGAGAGCGCGACTACCATCTCCTTGTCGCTATGGTAGGCGTTGTCACACTCCGACGGACCGCCGCCGTCCTTGCCCTTCTCAAAGCTGTTGAGCGTCAAGACGGCCTTGGTGATCGCGGTGACCGGCGGCGAGCAGTGGTACTGCGGGTACCTCTTGCCATCCTCGCAACAGTCCGGGTCGTTGCTCTTCTCACAGTTGCCCGACTTTCCTGGAAGGTAGCCACTTGCACGGCAGACACCGAGACCAGGGCGGAGTGAGGACGCGATGTGGGAGGTGGAGAGCGCCACCAGGAGGAAGATTGCCATGGTGGCTAGAGCTCTTGCAGTGGCCATCTTAGCTACTGAACAGTGCTCAACTCTAACGCTCGTCTACTTCTTGGTTGCTGCTACAGTACTGTTTTGTTTGCCTCGATTGATTGTGTTGTGTGGTTAGAGAGCTGCAGGGTCGACTTTATATAGTGCTTCTACTAGTTCAGTTATGAGCACCAACTTGTTGCATATTCTCCACGGCAAATCATTGACGCGTTCAGACATGGCACTGGTCCGTAACGTATCAAATGGATTGTTATAATACTAGGTCGGACGTCTATATACCGTGTCTCATTGAGCATGATCCTTGGGAAAGACAGACAGAGACAGGATTACACCCATGATAAAAATATTGCAGAACAGGTTCAAAGAACTGAATGAATTGATAGCAACATTCTTCATATTCTATTTCTACCACACTTCTTACCGGTGCTTTCAACCATGACTAACACCATCTGAGGGTCACTGGAATATAGAAAACTTCGTTAGATAAATAAGTATTTACTCAAAAGCCACGTAAGTGCATGTCTTATTCTTGTGTTCTTGAAAATGGTACCACGAGAAGGAAATAAAATGTACACCTTTGGGAGAACATAGATAATGCTACAACGAGAGGTGCAGTTCATTGCTGGTGCAACACATATTTTTGCCATTTTTATTTGCACCTATAGTTACGTGGGACTTCCTCTTCCAACCATACTGGCTTGTCCAAAATCTGCACCGATGTAAAATGCCACATACTTATTAGATCGGGAGAATTAAGTTACGTGAGACATCTCTATTTTTTTTCCCTTGGGGCCAGTTGGGGTTGAAAATTTATCAGCTTCATGAATTCATGTCAAATTCGGCGGACATGAAAACCGTGCCCCACCCTTTGACATTGATAGAACCACTTATTATTCAGGCCCCAGCTGAATCGCCCGATCCGTATTTTCCTGATCGGCGATTCCAGCCGCAATCCTGAGCCTCTCCTCTGTACGTTGGCCGTGGCGGCAACGCCGGCCTCCACCTCAGGAGATCTTATCTTCGCCCCGTCTTCCCAACCATGGATAAGCTACGACGGATGTGCGTGCGTCGGCGCGTTAAGACCCTGCTACCGCAAGCTACACGAGTGGCGCGGGCCCAGTCCGTCTGATTGTGGCGGGACAGCGGCGGCGGCTGCATGCTCGGTGCTGCCTCATCGGCGTCCTGCTCGTATAGGAGATGGCGGCTGGTGGCGCTCAACACAAGCAATAAATATCGATGGTGTCGTGTCCTCAAGGCAGAGCTCGCGTGGGTGCGAACTGTGGAAGGTGCAGCTGCACAACGGCTACTTGCGACCCTCTCGGTGGCATGATCTGGCGGCATGAGTTTATGGGGTGTCCTTCCCGAGGTCGCGAGTGATGCAACAGCGATGATGGCCGTCAAGGCAGCCTCCGAGGTTCTGGACTTCACCATGGGTACGTGTGTCGGCTACAAGAGGCAGGCCTGATGGTGTGGCATGCTATTGCGAGGGCACGATGCCGCGAGCGGAACACGATGATGTGGCGGTGGAGGCGACGGCCCAGTGCATGGCACATCTGGCGTCCAGGGGCATCTTATCCACCTTTGGTAGGAATCTGGATGCCGAAATAGACTTTGCTAATGGGGTCGGGGTGTGCCAAGGATTTCCCATCGCCTGTGCCTCTGTGCACGTGGAGGATGCAAGGGTAAAGACCCCGGGGCCGTGGTGTATGCTGCTCGTCGGTTCATGTCAGTTTGGACTGGCAGTGGCTAGATTTGCATCGCGACATGATGGCCCCTCGATGGCTATCGTGATGATCTTATGTGGGATTACATCCCACTCATCGGCTAGGGTCACTTTGGCCTTGCTAGCGTGATGTGACTTTCGGACGATCAATCATCAAGTTTGTGACTAAAACACTGCTTCATGTCCGGGGTGAAAACCTTTGTTCTAGCTTGTATTTGTTGGGCTCATCAGCATCACACTAGCGTAATTACCTTCATGAAGGTGTCTTCTAGTATATGTGTGCTAGCCTTCGGTGGTTGGTCCCGGCTTGCTGGATGAAAATCCATGGCCTGGTAAGTTGTGACCGGACGGGACGATGGCGTCGGAAGGACGTGTATTCTTCTCGAAGGTGTTGTCGCGGAAGCAGTAGACTTCGTCATAGGTGTTGCATTCATATCTTGTAAAGGTTCTTCCATGGTTGCCTATGTTTTGTATTCCCCTTGTTGATGATTTTGGTCAACTTTCATAACAAATGGTTGTGTGCGTCACAATGATGTAAAAGCCCGAGATTTCAGCCTCTCTTTTTTAAATACAGGTCAATTTTTTCCAGGTGGGACACTATGTTCCCGCGCCTCCTGCTCTAGCTCAACCTCGCTCTTGCAAACCAGCTAGAGCACGCATAGCTGCCTCCCGCCATTGTCGTGTCCTCCCCGTGTGTCGTTGTCGTGCATTGTGGTCACTGGCGTTCAAACAGAAGCAGTACCACTTCCAGGTCCGACGGGCCATTAGATTAGACCAGTCCCCTATTAAGGTTAACCCTCTGTCCATATAGCCCTATGATCTGTGGGACCTCTACTTAATCCATCAGTTAAAATATAGCGAAGacactgccatgtgggccccgCTTCTAGTTTGATAGAGTCTTTGTTGACCGGGTAAACATCGGCACATGGATCCACTTGGCATACGTCGTCGTTCCGTCCTTGTGTGTGCCTGAAGTTTTTGGGATGTTTTGAGTTCAGAAATAAtttaaaaaatccaaaaaaaattaaACCCTGAAAAATCATAAGAAATTTATATGAATTCAGAGTTATGCAAAATTGTATtagaaaatgtttaaaaaatATCGCATATATGTGCATTTCATTTACATTCATGTGAAAACCAATACTTTAAACCTGATTCGGGTAAATAACTTAAATTGGCCTTTTAATAATTATTCAAGTTGTTGGAAATGCTATAATTAGTGCATTTGAAATAATTCAATTAGCTTATGTTATGTTGCATTAGATCAATTTCAAATAACACTATAGCATGCCATGGATCTCATATCATGATCACTTCGGTGTCTTGATTGTAGTGGTAAATGGCTTGTCTAACGCTTTCCTGGTGTTTGTGTTTCTTCTTGATAGGACCCAAAGTTGATGTGAACAATGAGAAAGACCTAAGCAGTGTGAGTCCTTGATGAAAGACAAGGAAAATCACTTGATCATATGGGCGTCGACGACGTTTATGCCAATAGATAGAATGGATCCTGCCAACGCTGCCTTCGTCCATACGGGAACTAGGGCTGGACGAAAAGCTCGAAGCTCGTGAGCATAATGAGCGCTCGATAGTTCGGCTCGTGCTCGTTAGTTAATGAACCAAGCCGAACACTGTTTTTTG
The sequence above is a segment of the Aegilops tauschii subsp. strangulata cultivar AL8/78 chromosome 6, Aet v6.0, whole genome shotgun sequence genome. Coding sequences within it:
- the LOC109756122 gene encoding putative ripening-related protein 5, with translation MATARALATMAIFLLVALSTSHIASSLRPGLGVCRASGYLPGKSGNCEKSNDPDCCEDGKRYPQYHCSPPVTAITKAVLTLNSFEKGKDGGGPSECDNAYHSDKEMVVALSTGWFKNMARCGHRIKITANGKSVYAKVVDECDSVYGCDKDHNYEPPCADNIVDASPAVWNALGLDQNVGMEGITWSDE